One window from the genome of [Mycobacterium] stephanolepidis encodes:
- a CDS encoding DUF3093 domain-containing protein encodes MGTIAQTTLGRVTDSPSDAPPIRYSERLWVPWWWALPGFGAATLLALEINQSMRQLPNWVPYPILFAIVAGALLWFSRIRVEVAAGPDGAPELRAGSAHLPVGVIAKSAAIPPSAKSAALGRQLDPAAFVVHRAWIGPLVLVVLDDADDPTPYWLVSSRHPDRVLAALRS; translated from the coding sequence GTGGGCACGATCGCCCAGACTACCCTTGGCCGCGTGACGGACTCCCCCAGCGACGCGCCACCCATCCGCTACTCCGAGCGGCTCTGGGTTCCATGGTGGTGGGCGCTGCCCGGCTTCGGCGCGGCAACGCTGCTCGCGCTGGAGATCAACCAGAGCATGCGGCAGCTGCCCAACTGGGTGCCATACCCGATCCTGTTCGCGATCGTCGCGGGAGCCTTGTTGTGGTTCAGCAGGATCCGCGTAGAGGTTGCGGCTGGTCCCGACGGCGCACCCGAGCTGCGAGCGGGCTCGGCCCACTTGCCGGTCGGCGTGATCGCCAAGTCGGCGGCTATCCCGCCCAGTGCGAAAAGTGCGGCACTTGGCCGCCAGCTCGATCCGGCGGCCTTCGTCGTGCACCGCGCATGGATCGGCCCGCTGGTTTTGGTGGTACTCGACGATGCCGACGATCCCACCCCCTACTGGCTGGTGAGCAGCCGCCACCCCGATCGGGTGCTGGCGGCCCTGCGGAGCTAG
- the dut gene encoding dUTP diphosphatase yields MPTPTRLAIVRLDRELPLPSRAHADDAGVDLYSAEDLVIEPGRRALVGTGIAVAIPSGMVGLVHPRSGLAARVGLSIVNSPGTIDAGYRGEVKLSLINLDPEAPIVIARGDRIAQLLVQQVELPELVEVDSFDEAGLAVTTRGTGGHGSSGGHASL; encoded by the coding sequence GTGCCCACACCTACGAGATTGGCCATCGTTCGCCTGGACCGCGAACTGCCTCTGCCCTCCCGCGCGCATGCCGACGATGCGGGAGTAGATCTCTATAGCGCCGAAGACCTCGTGATCGAACCCGGTCGTCGGGCGCTGGTGGGCACCGGTATCGCCGTGGCTATCCCATCGGGGATGGTCGGGTTGGTGCACCCCCGTTCGGGTCTGGCTGCGCGCGTGGGTCTTTCGATCGTTAACAGTCCCGGCACGATCGACGCCGGGTACCGTGGCGAGGTGAAGCTCAGCCTGATCAACCTGGACCCCGAGGCCCCTATCGTCATTGCCCGTGGCGACCGGATCGCCCAGTTGCTGGTTCAGCAGGTCGAGTTACCGGAGCTGGTTGAAGTGGATTCATTTGACGAGGCCGGTCTGGCGGTGACCACCCGCGGCACGGGTGGGCACGGGTCCAGCGGCGGACATGCGAGCTTGTGA
- a CDS encoding PNPOx family protein — protein sequence MNKLVRAFHRIGIPTGPAMVLTVPGRTTGRPRPTPITPFDMDGHLYAVGGYPGSDWPRNAAAAGSGTLTRRHRVQHVRIVSVPPETARRALRVFAVKVPVGVRFAKNAGLVRHGTPDEFEALAGTLSVFRFDPD from the coding sequence ATGAACAAGCTGGTGCGGGCATTTCACCGCATCGGCATCCCGACCGGTCCGGCGATGGTGCTGACCGTGCCGGGCCGCACGACGGGTCGTCCCCGTCCCACCCCCATCACACCGTTCGACATGGATGGTCACCTCTACGCGGTCGGGGGCTATCCGGGCTCGGATTGGCCGCGTAATGCCGCCGCGGCCGGCTCAGGAACTCTCACCCGGCGACACCGTGTCCAACACGTCAGGATCGTCAGCGTGCCGCCCGAAACTGCCCGGCGCGCGCTGCGGGTATTTGCCGTCAAGGTTCCCGTGGGCGTGCGGTTCGCGAAAAACGCCGGACTGGTGCGCCACGGAACTCCGGATGAGTTCGAGGCGCTGGCCGGAACACTGTCGGTGTTCCGGTTCGATCCTGACTAG
- a CDS encoding DUF3710 domain-containing protein gives MALHRSGGLNDLDDSADASTTGSDESFDGPYEIEDFDSPEDAGVGRLDLGSVLIPVPEAGQIQVELTATGTPGAVFVLTPNGRYSVAAYAAPKSAGLWREIAGELAESLRKEAAEVSIADGPWGREVVGVAEGGSVRFIGVDGYRWMIRCVLQGPAETFDALAQEARDAVADTVVRRDDSPYPVRTPLPVALPEPMLEQLQAAQAQAMAEAEAEALTQEPAPQDDPTPAARRSVSGSAMQQLRSTITGG, from the coding sequence ATGGCTTTACACCGCAGTGGTGGTCTCAACGACCTGGACGATTCGGCCGACGCCTCCACAACGGGGTCGGACGAATCGTTTGACGGCCCATACGAGATCGAGGATTTCGACAGCCCTGAGGACGCGGGGGTCGGACGCCTGGACCTGGGTTCGGTACTCATCCCCGTGCCAGAGGCCGGACAGATTCAGGTTGAACTGACCGCCACGGGTACGCCCGGCGCGGTTTTCGTGCTCACGCCCAACGGGCGCTATTCGGTGGCCGCGTACGCCGCACCGAAATCCGCAGGCCTGTGGCGCGAGATCGCGGGGGAGTTGGCTGAATCGCTCCGCAAGGAGGCCGCGGAGGTCTCCATCGCGGACGGTCCGTGGGGCCGGGAGGTCGTCGGGGTCGCCGAGGGCGGCTCCGTGCGCTTCATCGGGGTCGACGGTTACCGATGGATGATCCGCTGCGTGCTGCAGGGTCCCGCCGAGACATTCGACGCACTGGCACAGGAGGCCCGCGACGCGGTGGCCGACACCGTCGTCCGCCGCGATGACAGCCCGTACCCCGTACGGACTCCGCTGCCGGTCGCGCTGCCCGAACCGATGCTGGAGCAGCTGCAGGCGGCGCAGGCCCAGGCGATGGCAGAAGCCGAAGCCGAGGCACTCACCCAGGAACCCGCACCGCAGGACGATCCGACACCGGCGGCCCGCCGCAGCGTCTCGGGATCGGCCATGCAGCAGCTGCGGTCCACGATCACCGGCGGCTAG